TCAAAATTTCTTGAGTGCCGTCCGTAGAAGCATCATCATGAATGATGAACTGGATCTTAAACGGTGCCGTTTGTGCAAGGAAGCCATCCATTGTCTGGCGAACAAATGGGGCGTGATTGAAGGATAAACTGCAAACCGTCACCATAGGTTTCGATAGATCACCATGATTCGGTAGGATATCGCTCATCCTTCTTCTTCCTCGTTTAAAAATCAGTTACGAAGATGCCTTGCCGTATCGATATGTCTGTTTGGAGAGAGGCTGCCCGTTGATCGGCGCGGAAGGATCCACGTCATTCAAAATGATTCCTGTAACAGGAGCATTGACCAGTTCGAGTCCTTTCCGGCAAGCTTCAATCTCCGCAGTTGTATGCGTAGCATGCTTGAAAACCAACAAAAGGGTTCCGACATGTGAAGCGATTACAGCTGCATCACTTAAAGCCAAAATGGGAGGTGCGTCCAAGAAGACCACGTCAAAACGTCTCGCCACTTCGGCGAGCATCCTTTCGAAATGCCCGGATTGGAGAAGAATCGTTGATCGATTGGTGTAAGATCCGGCCGGTAGCAAAAAGAGATCGGGAATGCGTGTATCAACAATCACAGATTCCACTGGCACAGCGCCAGATAGAACTTCAGAGAGTCCGGCTTCCTGCCGAATACTGAATAGACTTTGCAACTTTCCTTTTCTAAGATCAGCGTCGATTAGAAGGACTCTGGCGCCTGTCTGCGCAATCTGGACCGCAAGATTCGCACACACAAAGGATTTTCCGCTTCCCGGAGCTGCACCCGCGATCATCGTTAAGTTGTTTTGCGATCGACGGATTGACATTTTGACAGGGGCGACACTGGATCGTAGTGCCTCCATCGAGAGGTCCTCGGGGACTTCGGTCGAAAGAAGATGAATCCCCTTGATTCCTTTTTTCATCCGGGAGGCGAGTTTTCCCTGTATGTCGCTGTGTGGAAGGATCGCAAGAACTGGCTGGTTGAAAACGCTTTCGAGGTAGACTGGTGATTCGACGAAATTGAAGACCATGCGATGTCCGATCGCCAAGCTGGCCGCGATCAGGGCACCCATGACGCATCCCATGAAAGCCATGCTGAAGATCCCTTTTTTCGGAACCAAGGAGCCACGAATCGCACGGTCCACGACGCGGACATCGCTCACCTTTTGATCTGCCACCACTTGGATCTGCTGCGCTTCGTTCTGCACTTTGGTGTAGCGCTGGGAAGTCGCTTCCACCTCTCGCATAAGATCCATGATCTCCTGTTGCTGGAAAGGAAGCGACTTGACTTTCGACTGGAGCTTTGCTTCCTGGTTTCGCAATACCGCGATGGAGGAGTCGATGTATCTCACGACCGGGTGGTCTGGGCGGAATTTTTCCAGCGCCTCTTTTTTCTTTTGGCTGAGGTCGAGGGTTTGTTTGCCGATGTCCGCTTGCTGGGAAAGGGCTTGATCCACCTCGCGTGTCAGATCCACTGAACCTACGCTGGTCCGGTATCTCCGCAATTTGTCCTGGGCGTCGTCGGCGGCTTGTTTCAGGTTGGGTAGCTGCTGTTGCAGATAGGCGTACCTTTCGATGACTTCCCGTGTGCGTCGATCGACGTTCTGGGTGACATAGGCTGCGGCGATGTCATTTGCGATTTCCGCCGCGGACGTCGGATCGCCAGCGGTGAATCCAAGGGAAATCAATCCGGTTTTTTTGCCGACTTCGCCGACCTCGAGTCCGCCGGCAAGCGTTTGGATCGCGGCCAGGTCGTCGCGATGGGAAACGAAGAACCTCTGCCCGACCGGCGCATTGTGGAAAGCCTTCACGAGGATGCCGATGTGCATTGGGTTCGTGCTGGAATCGATCGGCTCCCCGATTTTTCCTGTGAGGATCTCCTGTGTGGAATCCTTGATGCGCAGTGCGTAGGTTCCATTCTCGGACAGTCGCACGATTTCGTATTCGTTTCCGATGAGATCCGTCGGAAGGAAAAAATTCGAAATTTCGACGGAGGGCGCTGGTTTCCGAAGTAGCCTGTCCATGAAAGGGCGATTGGGTGCCCAGACGGCAAGATTGAGGCCTCGTTTGCGGACCACTTCCCCGAGGACCAAGCGACTTCGGGCGATTTCGATCTCGCCCTCGGTTTCGTTGGTCAGGGAGAACGCGTCGGTCAGGCGACTGATCTCGGCCACCTCGGATTGGTTGCGCGATTTGTCTTCCACTTGGACCATGACGTCGGCCCTGTACGCTCTTCCGGTGGTCGCGCCCTTGAACGCGCCGATCAGGCAGCCAATTCCTGTCAAAGCGGTGATGAGCCACCACCGCCTGCGGAGGATGTACGGGATGTCCTGGATCGTGAGGATTGATTGGCTGTCGTTGTCCAAAAGCGGAGTCCTACTGGGTGACGGTCTTTATGTTGTTCGAAGCGGCGGCACCGACCGACAAGAGGTCGACGGTCGGAGTGACCAGCGATATGACACGGTTCCAACTGACAAGACCTGTCGCGTCGACGTAGACGACATCCCGAGGCTGGAGTTGGAAGTGGTCTGCCATCGCGAGCGCCAAGGGGTTCCGAGCGCTCAGATGCCACACCTTGATCTTGGATGCGCCTTCGCCACGGATGACGTAGATCGATTTGGCCTCCGCTGTCAGGGGGTTGATTCCTCCCGATCGCATGAGGGCATGGACCAGGGTGAGCTTGCCCGCCACGGATGTGACCGCCTGGGGATCACGGACCTCGCCGAGCACGTAGACTTTGTTCTCCGTGTTCAGCGGAACACGCAGGATGTCCTCGTTGCGCAACCAGATCTTCGAAGCGGGAGTGTTGCCGATCATGTTTTCGGTGAGATCGAGGATGTAGTTTTTTCCGTCCCGCAGAAGTTCAACCCGACTCTGGTCGGAAGTTTCCTGGAAGCCTCCGGATTGGTTGATGGCATCGAGGATCGAAACCGGCGTGTTCGTGATCGCTACCTGTCCGGGGCGCGGGACGGCTCCATGGACATAGACCTTCTGGCTGCGGTAGCCCATCACCTTCACGTTCATCTGCGGGTTGGTGATGACCCGTGAGAGCGATTTGGAGAGCTTGTCCCTGAGTTCGCTGGTTGTCAGACCTTCGGCTTTGATGGTACCCACATAGGGAAAGAACAGCGCCCCGCTATCGTCGATGGTATGCCCGGCAGCCTCGTCCGCGCGATACTCGCCGAAGGGCATGGTCAGCTCAGGATGTTCCCAGACCGCGATCGCGAGGACATCGAATTTACCCAGGCGGTAAGCGCTGGTCCTGTACTCGGAAAGATCATCGGAAACCTTCCTGTGCTTGGCGCTGTCGAACTGGATCGACGAGCGTAGGGCTTCCCTCGGGGTGAGGGATCGCAACTCTACGGTCAAGCCGGAAAACGTCCCCGTCGTATCAACGGTGCCATCACTCGGCGAGGTCTCTCCGTAGCGCATGCCCGGGGCGAGTGCACACCCGGAGAACAGCGAGCCGACCGACGTGACCAAGAACACGAAGATTGCATTTCCGAGACTGGAACGTGGCGCCATGTAGAATTGACCTCGACCAAACAAGTGGACATGAACCTGGACAGACAAGACAAGTTACATACCTGAAGGGGCTGAGAAACGTTCTCGTCAAGGATGCGAGGGTAGGAGGAAGGCTCGACTGGGATAACCTTTTTCTTGGAAGCGGACGATAGCGGCCAAATGTCTTTCGGGGATGGAAACGGACCGTTGTGACATGCCTTCCGGAAGCGACCAGGTCCCCAGATCCAGGAGAAGATGTCCCAATGGATCGAAGACGGAAACATCGACAACGGACTGCCGATCGGAACTAACCATGAGCGATACGACTCCCTTTGCGGTGGTGGATGTTGAAATCGAAAGGCTTGTTGGCGTCGAGTTGGAGGTCGGAAGTGCTGTGGGGGCGGGCGGAATGTAGGAGAAGGGACCAATTTCTGCGCGACCATTCTGCACTGTCAAATTCCAATTGAAATCTCTTTGGTAAGTCGTGGGAACGAGCGTTCCAATTTTAAGAAGGACAGCACTTCCAATCGCCGGACTTGAAGAAGATAGCTTGTAAAATCCCAAGTTATTGGGTAGGGTGTCTTTGACGTACCAATTGGATAAAATGAATTTTGGATCGGCAAATATTTCAGATGGCGATTGCAGGTAATTCTTCAATCCTGGGTTATTCGGACTCCAAAGAATGTTGTTCTGAAATGTTCCTGGCATCCTTCTGCCACCAGAAACACCTTCCTGATATACATAGGAAGAAATTTTCACTGAGGCGAAGATGTTGTTTCTAACTGTGATCTGAGTAGGATCCTTCAAGGTATCTCCGGAAACGATAATGTGAAATCCTGGATCAACCTGTTTGTTCAATGATAGATTATGATCGACCGCGAGGTTTCTGTAGCTGATCCCATAACTGGTTTGCGGGCTGAATTGGTGAAAACATGCAAATTCACCAGATTCAAGTGAGATATTGTGGTGGATGTTGACGTTGACGACGGAGTCCCCTTTCGTTCCACCCATTTCCATAAAGCCATCGGAATGTTTGACGAAATTTCTAAAAATATCGCAATTTCTTACTGTGCGCCAAAATTCAAAACCTCCTCCATCTTCACCATAATCAAAGGATGTGGCAAATAAGTTGTACAGGGTGTTCTCATGAACTCTACATCCGTTTAATTGTGATAATCCAATTCCGCTTGCACCGTAATCGTCGTTTGCCTGTGGACTTCCTGGGGCACCAGGGGTGTTGACGACCATTTTCATGTCGTGGATCGTATTCTTATAGATTTCAATGTCGGTTCCGCCAGCATAGATTCCGCCACCACAGCCAGATAGCTCGTTGTTGAGTACTCGAATGCTCCGGGGCAGGGAGTCAACCATTTCAATGCATCCCCATCTTGCTCCTGATAGACTCAGATTCTCGATTGTTACATTAGCGACATTCTCCAAAACGATCAATCGTCCATTATTTGTTGTAAGACGTGGCCGTACGTTTCCCGATCCCCACGCTCCAATTACGATTGGCTTTGCCTTTGTTGCTTGCAGTTTTATGTGCCGGGCTATAAACAAAGGGTCCATCGGGAACTCCTCCCCCCTTCTAAATAGAAGGGAGTCACCAGGAACCAGGAAAATTTTTCCCTGGAAGGCCAAAGTAGAGAACCAAGGGGCACTCGTGTCGATGCCTCCATTGGAATTTTGTCCGGTAGATCGTTTGATGTAGTAGTTCGTTGCGTGTGAAGCGTCAGCCATTAAAAAGACTGTCGTACAAAGAAATCCCAGACAATATCTTAATGAGGTCGAGCGATAGTTGAAATTTACAAATTGCCAGAATTTGTTAATCATTGACATAATCACCTCCAGTCATAAGACATAAGTAGATGATCCCATTGTCGAAAGTGAGCGTCAATGAGTTTCAAATAGATGATTGGTTATATGGAATAATTCGTCTCACTTTTTTCGACAGAATCTGACGGAATATTCGATTGAGGCGTCTGAAATCCTTGTAAGCGCTTGGCTGAAGCCTTACAGGAGCAGGCTGTTGCCACCG
This DNA window, taken from Fibrobacterota bacterium, encodes the following:
- a CDS encoding right-handed parallel beta-helix repeat-containing protein, with amino-acid sequence MINKFWQFVNFNYRSTSLRYCLGFLCTTVFLMADASHATNYYIKRSTGQNSNGGIDTSAPWFSTLAFQGKIFLVPGDSLLFRRGEEFPMDPLFIARHIKLQATKAKPIVIGAWGSGNVRPRLTTNNGRLIVLENVANVTIENLSLSGARWGCIEMVDSLPRSIRVLNNELSGCGGGIYAGGTDIEIYKNTIHDMKMVVNTPGAPGSPQANDDYGASGIGLSQLNGCRVHENTLYNLFATSFDYGEDGGGFEFWRTVRNCDIFRNFVKHSDGFMEMGGTKGDSVVNVNIHHNISLESGEFACFHQFSPQTSYGISYRNLAVDHNLSLNKQVDPGFHIIVSGDTLKDPTQITVRNNIFASVKISSYVYQEGVSGGRRMPGTFQNNILWSPNNPGLKNYLQSPSEIFADPKFILSNWYVKDTLPNNLGFYKLSSSSPAIGSAVLLKIGTLVPTTYQRDFNWNLTVQNGRAEIGPFSYIPPAPTALPTSNSTPTSLSISTSTTAKGVVSLMVSSDRQSVVDVSVFDPLGHLLLDLGTWSLPEGMSQRSVSIPERHLAAIVRFQEKGYPSRAFLLPSHP
- a CDS encoding polysaccharide biosynthesis tyrosine autokinase encodes the protein MDNDSQSILTIQDIPYILRRRWWLITALTGIGCLIGAFKGATTGRAYRADVMVQVEDKSRNQSEVAEISRLTDAFSLTNETEGEIEIARSRLVLGEVVRKRGLNLAVWAPNRPFMDRLLRKPAPSVEISNFFLPTDLIGNEYEIVRLSENGTYALRIKDSTQEILTGKIGEPIDSSTNPMHIGILVKAFHNAPVGQRFFVSHRDDLAAIQTLAGGLEVGEVGKKTGLISLGFTAGDPTSAAEIANDIAAAYVTQNVDRRTREVIERYAYLQQQLPNLKQAADDAQDKLRRYRTSVGSVDLTREVDQALSQQADIGKQTLDLSQKKKEALEKFRPDHPVVRYIDSSIAVLRNQEAKLQSKVKSLPFQQQEIMDLMREVEATSQRYTKVQNEAQQIQVVADQKVSDVRVVDRAIRGSLVPKKGIFSMAFMGCVMGALIAASLAIGHRMVFNFVESPVYLESVFNQPVLAILPHSDIQGKLASRMKKGIKGIHLLSTEVPEDLSMEALRSSVAPVKMSIRRSQNNLTMIAGAAPGSGKSFVCANLAVQIAQTGARVLLIDADLRKGKLQSLFSIRQEAGLSEVLSGAVPVESVIVDTRIPDLFLLPAGSYTNRSTILLQSGHFERMLAEVARRFDVVFLDAPPILALSDAAVIASHVGTLLLVFKHATHTTAEIEACRKGLELVNAPVTGIILNDVDPSAPINGQPLSKQTYRYGKASS
- a CDS encoding polysaccharide biosynthesis/export family protein → MFLVTSVGSLFSGCALAPGMRYGETSPSDGTVDTTGTFSGLTVELRSLTPREALRSSIQFDSAKHRKVSDDLSEYRTSAYRLGKFDVLAIAVWEHPELTMPFGEYRADEAAGHTIDDSGALFFPYVGTIKAEGLTTSELRDKLSKSLSRVITNPQMNVKVMGYRSQKVYVHGAVPRPGQVAITNTPVSILDAINQSGGFQETSDQSRVELLRDGKNYILDLTENMIGNTPASKIWLRNEDILRVPLNTENKVYVLGEVRDPQAVTSVAGKLTLVHALMRSGGINPLTAEAKSIYVIRGEGASKIKVWHLSARNPLALAMADHFQLQPRDVVYVDATGLVSWNRVISLVTPTVDLLSVGAAASNNIKTVTQ